One window of Microcoleus vaginatus PCC 9802 genomic DNA carries:
- a CDS encoding DNA polymerase I encodes MRSVTVSVSENQAPTFILVDGHSLAFRSYFAFAKSRDGGLRTTTGIPTSVCFGFLKSLLEVMAAHDPQYMAIAFDLATPTFRHEADDTYKAGRAETPEDFKPDIKNLQELLTYLNLPAITAPGFEADDVLGTLANKASAAGYQVKILTGDRDLFQLVETEKQISVLYLSTDELRRSGKGKSQEYGPEAVKEKLGILPQQVVDYKALCGDKSDNIPGVKGIGDKTALQLLEAYNSLDGIYAAIDEIKGATKKKLEEGKEAAYHSQRMATIVQDVPLEVDLENCQLKGFDEAALIPMLEKLEFKTFLSKVKQIQKRFGGVEETVVEKGVEETIEKSVEDTVEKGEPDAQALLPTIDKPPATSESSEDDALWFFSPAETLAAQQENKLPIKPRIIQTTEQLNELVQLLQTYTDKASPVAWDTETTAIEPRDAELVGIGCCWGTGEEDVAYIPTGHKTGKNVDKATVLNALRPILESENYPKALQNAKFDRSILRCQGIKLAGVVFDTMLASYVLNPETSHSLSELSRHYLKIVAKTYNELVPKNKTIADISIREVADYCGMDVHTTFQLVGKLRTDLDKADEHNFRDKSLHKLLLEVEQPLEPVLAEMEFCGIRIDSAYLQELSQQLEKSLKEIEEKTYQAAGRKFNLGSPKQLSEILLEKIPDEFQKKSRKTKTGYSTDAAVLDKLQGDHPIVDDLLEHRTLSKLKSTYVDALPQLVRAETGRVHTDFNQTATGTGRLSSSNPNLQNIPIRTEFSRQIRKAFLPEEGWLMVSADYSQIELRILAHLSQEPVLIEAYQNNRDVHTVTAKLLFEKEEVTPDERRFGKTINFGVIYGMGAIKFGRSMGKTSADGKEFIKRFNERYIKVFEFLEKVKKEAIALGYVTTILGRRRYLKFESESLLDLKGRNPQDIHSDRLKSVSRDDAQSLRAAANAPIQGSSADIIKLAMIEVHKILQNYQARLLLQVHDELIFEVPPEEWEELQPKIRTAMENALPLLSVPLIVDIHAGQNWMETK; translated from the coding sequence GTGCGATCGGTAACTGTGTCTGTGTCGGAAAATCAAGCTCCTACCTTCATTTTAGTTGACGGCCACTCCCTGGCCTTTCGCTCCTACTTCGCCTTTGCCAAAAGCCGAGATGGGGGTTTGCGAACTACGACAGGCATTCCCACCAGCGTCTGTTTTGGCTTTCTCAAGTCGCTCCTGGAAGTAATGGCGGCCCACGACCCCCAGTACATGGCGATCGCCTTTGACCTCGCCACACCCACATTTCGCCACGAAGCAGACGACACCTACAAAGCGGGTCGAGCCGAAACACCGGAAGATTTTAAGCCGGATATCAAAAACCTGCAAGAACTCCTCACCTATTTGAATTTACCTGCAATAACTGCTCCCGGTTTTGAGGCAGACGATGTTTTGGGAACTTTGGCAAACAAAGCCAGCGCGGCCGGTTATCAGGTCAAAATCCTCACGGGCGATCGAGATTTGTTTCAATTAGTAGAAACCGAAAAACAAATCAGCGTATTATATTTGAGTACCGATGAACTCAGGCGTTCGGGCAAAGGCAAATCCCAAGAATACGGCCCGGAAGCAGTCAAAGAAAAACTCGGTATTTTGCCACAACAAGTAGTAGATTACAAAGCCCTCTGCGGCGACAAATCCGACAACATCCCCGGAGTTAAAGGCATCGGCGACAAAACCGCACTGCAATTGCTGGAAGCTTACAATTCCCTTGATGGAATTTATGCAGCCATCGATGAGATTAAAGGAGCAACTAAGAAAAAGCTAGAAGAAGGCAAAGAAGCTGCTTATCATTCTCAACGCATGGCGACAATTGTCCAAGACGTGCCCTTGGAAGTAGATTTAGAGAATTGCCAGCTTAAAGGTTTTGATGAAGCAGCCTTGATCCCCATGCTGGAAAAATTAGAATTTAAGACATTTTTAAGCAAAGTCAAACAAATTCAAAAACGGTTCGGCGGTGTAGAAGAAACCGTAGTAGAAAAGGGCGTAGAAGAAACCATAGAAAAGAGTGTAGAAGACACAGTAGAAAAGGGCGAACCCGATGCCCAAGCCCTACTCCCCACAATAGATAAGCCACCTGCAACTTCTGAAAGTTCAGAAGACGACGCGTTGTGGTTTTTTAGTCCTGCAGAAACCCTAGCTGCCCAGCAGGAAAACAAACTGCCAATTAAACCCAGAATTATTCAAACAACCGAACAGTTAAACGAATTAGTCCAACTGCTGCAAACCTACACCGACAAAGCCTCACCCGTGGCGTGGGATACCGAAACCACCGCCATCGAACCGCGAGACGCCGAATTAGTGGGAATTGGCTGCTGTTGGGGAACTGGCGAAGAGGATGTCGCTTACATTCCCACGGGACACAAAACGGGCAAAAACGTGGATAAAGCCACAGTTTTAAATGCTTTGCGTCCGATTTTGGAAAGCGAGAATTATCCGAAGGCGCTGCAAAATGCTAAGTTTGATCGATCGATCCTGCGCTGTCAGGGAATCAAACTAGCCGGAGTCGTCTTCGACACCATGCTAGCCAGTTACGTACTCAACCCAGAAACTAGCCACAGTCTCAGCGAATTGTCAAGGCACTACTTAAAAATTGTTGCCAAAACTTACAATGAATTAGTGCCGAAAAACAAAACAATTGCTGACATTAGCATTCGAGAAGTAGCCGACTACTGCGGCATGGATGTTCACACCACATTTCAGTTAGTAGGTAAACTGAGAACTGATTTAGATAAAGCTGATGAACATAACTTTCGCGATAAGTCTTTGCACAAGTTGCTGCTGGAAGTAGAACAGCCCCTAGAACCTGTTTTAGCTGAAATGGAATTCTGCGGAATTCGCATTGATTCAGCTTACCTGCAAGAACTATCGCAACAGCTAGAAAAGAGCTTAAAAGAAATAGAAGAAAAGACTTATCAAGCAGCAGGGAGAAAGTTTAATTTAGGTTCCCCGAAACAACTCAGCGAAATATTGTTAGAAAAAATCCCCGATGAGTTTCAGAAAAAGTCTCGCAAAACAAAGACTGGATACTCTACAGACGCCGCTGTTTTGGATAAATTGCAAGGAGACCACCCGATTGTAGACGATTTATTAGAACACCGAACATTATCCAAGTTGAAATCAACTTACGTCGATGCTTTGCCACAGTTAGTGCGTGCGGAGACCGGGCGAGTGCATACAGATTTCAACCAAACTGCAACTGGTACGGGAAGGCTTTCTTCTTCCAATCCAAATTTACAAAATATTCCCATCCGCACCGAGTTTTCGCGACAAATTCGCAAGGCTTTTTTGCCGGAAGAAGGTTGGCTGATGGTGTCGGCTGACTATTCTCAAATTGAACTGCGAATTTTGGCTCACTTGAGTCAAGAACCTGTGTTAATTGAAGCTTATCAAAATAACCGAGATGTGCATACCGTAACGGCCAAACTGCTGTTTGAAAAAGAGGAAGTAACGCCGGACGAAAGACGGTTTGGCAAAACAATTAATTTTGGCGTAATTTACGGTATGGGGGCGATTAAGTTTGGTCGTTCGATGGGCAAAACTTCAGCAGACGGCAAAGAGTTTATTAAGCGATTTAACGAGCGTTACATTAAGGTTTTTGAATTTTTGGAGAAAGTAAAAAAAGAGGCGATCGCCCTCGGATACGTTACCACAATTCTAGGCCGCCGCCGCTATTTAAAATTCGAGAGCGAAAGCCTCCTGGACTTAAAAGGCCGCAATCCCCAAGACATTCACTCCGATAGACTTAAATCTGTCAGCAGAGATGACGCCCAATCTTTGCGGGCGGCAGCCAACGCTCCCATTCAAGGCTCTAGTGCTGATATCATTAAACTTGCCATGATTGAAGTACACAAAATTTTGCAAAACTATCAGGCGCGGCTGCTGCTGCAAGTTCACGATGAATTAATTTTTGAAGTACCTCCCGAGGAATGGGAAGAATTGCAGCCGAAAATTAGAACTGCGATGGAAAATGCTCTGCCACTACTTAGCGTACCGCTAATAGTTGACATCCACGCTGGGCAAAATTGGATGGAAACTAAATAA
- a CDS encoding HAMP domain-containing protein: MSLTLALKNQLQNRPQIGLKSLLGRLGIRQKIGCGYALVIGIAVLGAVAGRGVESYHKQQVREKLAFDRDKAEILTNLANTVQEVRIQQQELASLTGKPQIFDRQRSEFLARVAQMSGILEQLQTPSPTKNPEIAKDYQQLQQFAQVNGKTVESYFQQVQKLLATAKLSALNPKQQQALGQNLNNFVAGETALKLKEFSEDSAQLAGNFGDKADEAFRTYEKAEKLGTLILVCSLAVSAGIAALLAAYTSRAIARPLEATTLIAQRVTEESNFDLQVPVTTSDEVGMLAVALNELIQRVAEYTEDLHEAKVAAEAANRSKSAFLANMSHELRTPLNAIINYSEMLQEDAQDSGSEDFLPDLEKIQTAGKHLLDMISDILDISKIEAGHVTLYLENFDVATMIEEVMTTAQPLVEKKGNALALKTKGELGTMYADQPKVRQILLNLLSNAAKFTEKGVITIGVERIIIEKSRPTKQNKNNDFYSGSNYSSQVLIFRVSDTGIGMTNEQLEQIFKPFIQADASTTRKYGGTGLGLTISQRLCQILGGEISVESEDGKGSTFIVSLPERVVMQA; the protein is encoded by the coding sequence ATGTCTTTAACCTTAGCTTTGAAAAATCAACTGCAGAACCGTCCTCAAATAGGGTTGAAAAGTCTGTTGGGCCGCTTAGGTATCAGGCAGAAAATCGGCTGCGGATACGCCTTGGTCATTGGTATTGCCGTTTTAGGTGCTGTGGCGGGACGGGGTGTAGAATCCTATCACAAACAGCAAGTTAGAGAAAAACTAGCGTTTGACCGAGATAAAGCGGAAATCCTGACAAACCTCGCTAATACGGTGCAGGAAGTCAGAATTCAGCAGCAAGAGCTGGCGAGTCTGACGGGCAAACCGCAAATTTTCGATCGCCAACGCTCGGAATTCCTGGCTCGCGTTGCTCAGATGAGCGGCATCCTCGAACAACTGCAAACCCCGTCGCCGACGAAGAATCCCGAGATTGCCAAAGACTACCAACAGCTTCAACAGTTCGCTCAAGTCAACGGCAAAACCGTAGAATCATACTTTCAACAAGTACAAAAATTGTTGGCTACGGCGAAATTATCTGCTTTGAATCCGAAGCAGCAGCAGGCATTGGGGCAGAACTTGAACAATTTTGTGGCTGGCGAAACGGCTTTGAAACTCAAAGAGTTTTCCGAGGATTCAGCCCAACTGGCCGGTAACTTTGGCGATAAAGCAGACGAGGCATTTAGAACCTACGAGAAAGCAGAAAAACTTGGAACTCTGATTCTGGTTTGCTCTCTAGCAGTATCCGCCGGTATCGCAGCCCTACTGGCAGCATACACCAGCCGGGCGATCGCCCGCCCCTTAGAAGCCACCACCCTCATCGCCCAGCGAGTTACCGAAGAATCAAACTTTGATTTGCAAGTACCCGTCACTACCTCTGACGAAGTGGGAATGCTGGCAGTTGCGCTCAACGAACTCATTCAGCGGGTAGCAGAATATACAGAAGACTTGCACGAAGCAAAAGTAGCAGCCGAAGCTGCCAACCGTTCCAAAAGTGCATTTCTCGCCAACATGAGCCACGAACTCCGCACCCCCCTCAATGCCATCATCAACTACAGCGAAATGCTGCAAGAAGATGCTCAAGATTCCGGTTCCGAAGATTTTCTCCCCGACTTAGAAAAAATTCAAACCGCAGGCAAACACCTGCTCGACATGATCAGCGACATCCTCGACATTTCTAAAATAGAAGCAGGTCACGTCACCCTTTATTTAGAAAACTTCGACGTGGCGACCATGATTGAAGAAGTGATGACTACGGCTCAACCGCTAGTAGAGAAAAAAGGCAATGCTTTAGCACTGAAAACCAAAGGCGAACTCGGCACAATGTACGCCGACCAACCGAAAGTGCGGCAAATTCTCCTCAATTTGCTCAGCAATGCTGCCAAATTTACCGAAAAAGGGGTCATTACTATCGGCGTCGAAAGAATTATAATTGAAAAATCCAGACCGACGAAACAAAATAAAAATAATGATTTTTACTCGGGTTCAAACTACAGTTCTCAAGTCTTAATTTTTAGAGTCAGCGACACCGGCATTGGGATGACAAACGAGCAATTAGAGCAGATATTTAAACCTTTTATTCAAGCTGATGCCTCGACTACCCGCAAGTACGGAGGCACGGGTTTGGGATTGACAATTAGCCAGCGTTTGTGTCAAATTCTCGGCGGCGAAATTAGCGTCGAAAGCGAGGACGGTAAAGGTTCAACTTTTATTGTCAGTCTCCCGGAACGGGTGGTAATGCAGGCATGA
- a CDS encoding thermonuclease family protein, with product MSQPKIAIFPKIKTLSAVALLLLLFGCPQKLAPNNYAVKRVSDGDTLVASDAAGKDIKVRFACVDAPEVAHTNAEKNSKASALKNQFKWGNLAHQKMQQLVKQGGGRVVLTVTDTDRYGRKVSEVRLPNGTFAQEVLIREGLAMVYRPYLKNCPSASILEQAEAEAKKKRRGVWGDSKFVPAWKFRNSDK from the coding sequence ATGAGCCAACCTAAAATCGCCATTTTCCCAAAAATAAAAACCTTAAGTGCAGTTGCTCTGCTATTGCTACTATTCGGGTGTCCCCAAAAGTTAGCGCCCAACAACTATGCTGTCAAGCGAGTCAGCGACGGCGACACTCTTGTCGCTAGCGATGCCGCCGGGAAAGATATAAAAGTGCGTTTTGCCTGTGTAGATGCACCGGAAGTCGCGCACACAAATGCTGAGAAAAATAGCAAAGCATCAGCACTAAAAAATCAATTTAAGTGGGGAAATTTAGCGCACCAAAAAATGCAGCAGCTCGTCAAACAAGGGGGGGGTCGCGTTGTTTTGACCGTCACCGATACTGACCGCTACGGTCGCAAAGTTAGCGAAGTTCGGTTGCCAAACGGTACATTTGCCCAAGAAGTTTTGATCCGCGAGGGATTAGCAATGGTTTACCGTCCTTACTTGAAAAACTGTCCGAGTGCAAGTATTCTGGAACAAGCGGAAGCCGAAGCTAAGAAAAAGCGTCGCGGCGTTTGGGGAGATTCTAAGTTTGTTCCTGCGTGGAAATTTCGGAACAGTGATAAATGA
- a CDS encoding GGDEF domain-containing response regulator, producing MSNKKILIVEDESIIAEDISDSLISLGYRITGMVYSGEEAIESAAKLRPDLVLMDVNLQGEIDGITAAEEIRLRFQIPVVYLTAYADETTLRRVNSTKPFGYIVKPFEEKNLHTTIQLALYRHQYDSLTNLPNRSFLREKLSRVLDGQKELSEIVPVVALSLDKINRINSTWGHDIGDSVLCSIAQRLTNCIENINIVARLEAAEFALILKPVAEKQDVAKIAQKILDIVSQGMIIKDCEVYVTASMGICLYPGDGTDGDEMLKNAYIAMYHSQQKGGNNYHFYTAKNANFFINTLLQESSLRHALKSSEFEIYYQPQIEIKTGKIIGAEALVRWNHPERGRVSPGEFIPMAEEMGLIAPLGEWVLETACRQTKTWQKAGLPLLRVAVNVSARQFERKNFTERVSEILTETNLDPKCLELELTESLVLQDEMAAATAFTVWKEQGIRIAIDDFGTGYSSLSYPKRFPFDAIKIDKSFIRDIADDHQNAAITIAIIQMAHCMNMTVVAEGVENEQELDFLCEHECDEIQGHLFSQALPRAEFEALLKSDKCWDLCLRKKEVRQRIR from the coding sequence GTGTCCAACAAAAAAATTCTGATAGTTGAAGACGAGAGCATCATTGCGGAAGACATTTCCGACAGTTTGATATCTCTAGGATATAGAATAACTGGCATGGTCTATTCGGGAGAAGAAGCAATTGAATCGGCAGCCAAGTTGCGCCCGGATTTAGTTTTAATGGATGTTAACCTGCAAGGAGAAATCGACGGCATTACAGCAGCCGAAGAAATTCGCTTGCGCTTTCAAATTCCGGTAGTTTATCTGACAGCTTATGCCGATGAAACTACTTTGCGACGAGTCAATAGTACAAAACCGTTCGGCTATATTGTCAAACCATTTGAAGAAAAAAACTTGCACACAACTATTCAACTAGCACTCTACCGACATCAGTATGACAGCTTGACCAACCTGCCGAATCGTTCATTTTTGCGCGAAAAGTTAAGTCGAGTATTAGATGGTCAAAAAGAATTGTCAGAAATCGTTCCAGTTGTCGCGCTTAGCTTAGATAAAATCAACCGCATTAACAGTACCTGGGGACACGATATCGGCGACTCGGTGCTTTGCAGCATCGCGCAGCGGCTAACTAACTGCATTGAAAACATTAATATTGTTGCTCGTTTGGAAGCGGCCGAATTCGCGCTGATTCTTAAACCAGTTGCAGAAAAACAGGATGTGGCTAAGATTGCTCAAAAGATTTTAGATATTGTATCCCAAGGTATGATTATCAAAGATTGCGAAGTCTATGTCACTGCTAGTATGGGGATCTGCTTGTATCCCGGGGACGGCACCGACGGAGATGAAATGCTGAAAAATGCTTATATAGCAATGTATCACTCTCAGCAGAAAGGCGGGAATAATTATCATTTTTATACGGCAAAAAATGCTAATTTTTTCATCAATACACTTCTTCAAGAAAGTTCGTTGCGCCATGCTTTAAAAAGCTCCGAGTTTGAAATCTACTATCAGCCGCAAATAGAAATTAAAACAGGTAAAATTATTGGTGCTGAAGCTTTGGTGCGCTGGAATCATCCAGAACGGGGGCGAGTTTCTCCGGGGGAATTTATTCCAATGGCGGAAGAAATGGGCTTGATTGCACCGTTGGGCGAATGGGTATTAGAGACTGCTTGCAGGCAAACTAAAACATGGCAAAAAGCAGGTTTGCCGCTCCTGCGAGTGGCAGTTAACGTGTCAGCCCGTCAATTCGAGCGCAAAAATTTCACGGAAAGAGTCAGCGAGATATTAACAGAAACCAATCTCGATCCCAAGTGTTTGGAATTAGAACTGACGGAAAGTCTTGTTTTGCAAGACGAAATGGCAGCAGCTACAGCTTTTACGGTGTGGAAAGAGCAGGGGATTAGGATAGCAATTGATGATTTTGGAACGGGATATTCTTCTTTGAGTTATCCAAAACGCTTTCCGTTTGATGCGATCAAAATTGACAAGAGTTTTATTCGCGATATTGCAGACGATCACCAAAATGCAGCGATAACAATAGCGATTATTCAAATGGCACACTGCATGAACATGACGGTGGTGGCTGAGGGGGTAGAAAATGAGCAGGAACTTGATTTTTTGTGCGAACACGAATGCGACGAAATTCAAGGCCATCTTTTCAGTCAGGCTTTGCCAAGGGCTGAGTTTGAAGCGTTGCTGAAAAGCGATAAGTGCTGGGATTTATGCTTGAGGAAGAAGGAAGTTCGGCAACGGATTCGGTAA
- a CDS encoding calcium-binding protein produces MNITRVSVDSAGNQGNQGPFSLTSPSISPDGRFVAFYSYATNLVPGDTNNHRDIFVRDTLTNTITRVSVDSAGNQANADSFSPSISTDGRFVAFHSDATNLVPGDTNDNPDIFVRDTLTNTTTRVSLDSAGNQADTELYKGSSGPSISADGRFVAFYSASADFVPGDTNETYDIFVRDTLTNTTTRVSVDSAGNQGNNTSLDQLTVSGSSSPSISADGRFVAFQSYSSNLVPGDTNDKPDIFVRDTLTNTTTRVSVDSAGNQGNSGSDSPSISADGRFVTFDSNASNLVPGDTNDTYDIFVRDTLTNTTTRVSVDSAGNQGNDSSFYDPSISANGRFVAFASSASNLVPGDTNNYGDIFVRDTLTNTTTRVSVDSAGNQGNNSSFDPSISADGRRVAFDSEASNLVPGDTNNTFDVFVSDIGNTPDNNPPNNNINGTDGNDLLTGTSGNDIINAVEGNDVLTGLRGNDILVGGDGRDVLNGGKGFDTLNGGLGNDILVGGGGNDVFVLGAGLGVDTIADFANSQDTVQLINGLTFRQLSISPGTDGTLITVAGSGEVLASLIGVAPNLMGSEDFISV; encoded by the coding sequence ATGAATATTACTCGCGTCTCAGTTGACTCAGCAGGCAATCAGGGCAATCAAGGCCCCTTCTCCTTGACCTCTCCTTCCATTTCGCCCGACGGGCGGTTTGTGGCGTTTTATTCTTATGCCACCAACCTCGTGCCGGGAGATACTAACAATCACCGAGACATCTTTGTGCGGGACACGCTCACCAATACCATCACCCGCGTCTCAGTTGACTCAGCAGGCAATCAGGCGAATGCAGACTCCTTCAGCCCCTCCATCTCAACCGACGGGCGGTTTGTGGCGTTTCATTCAGATGCCACCAACCTCGTGCCGGGGGATACTAACGATAACCCTGACATCTTCGTGCGGGACACGCTCACTAATACCACCACCCGCGTCTCTCTAGATTCGGCAGGCAATCAGGCGGACACTGAGCTGTACAAGGGTTCCAGCGGCCCCTCCATCTCAGCCGACGGGAGGTTTGTGGCGTTTTATTCAGCTTCCGCCGACTTTGTGCCCGGGGATACTAACGAAACCTACGACATCTTCGTGCGGGACACGCTCACCAATACCACCACCCGCGTCTCTGTAGACTCGGCAGGCAATCAGGGGAACAATACCTCCTTAGACCAATTGACAGTCAGCGGCTCCTCCAGCCCCTCCATCTCAGCCGACGGGAGGTTTGTCGCGTTTCAATCATATTCCTCCAACCTCGTGCCGGGGGATACCAACGATAAACCTGACATCTTCGTGCGGGACACGCTCACCAATACAACCACCCGCGTGTCAGTAGATTCAGCAGGCAATCAGGGAAACAGTGGCTCCGACAGCCCCTCCATCTCAGCCGACGGGCGGTTTGTGACATTTGACTCTAATGCCTCCAACCTCGTGCCGGGGGATACTAACGACACCTACGACATCTTCGTGCGGGACACGCTCACCAATACCACCACCCGCGTCTCTGTAGACTCAGCAGGCAATCAGGGCAACGATAGCTCTTTCTACGACCCGTCCATCTCGGCCAACGGGCGGTTTGTGGCGTTTGCTTCTTCAGCCTCCAACCTCGTGCCGGGGGACACTAACAATTACGGCGACATTTTCGTGCGGGACACGCTCACCAATACCACCACCCGCGTCTCTGTAGATTCAGCAGGCAATCAGGGGAACAATTCCTCCTTCGACCCCTCCATCTCAGCCGATGGGCGGAGAGTAGCGTTTGATTCAGAGGCTTCCAACCTCGTGCCGGGAGATACTAACAATACCTTCGATGTCTTTGTTTCTGACATCGGCAACACTCCAGACAATAACCCTCCTAATAACAACATCAACGGCACGGACGGCAACGACCTCCTGACTGGCACCAGCGGCAACGATATCATCAACGCTGTGGAAGGGAATGACGTACTCACCGGCTTGCGGGGCAACGATATCCTTGTCGGGGGCGACGGCAGGGATGTCCTGAATGGCGGCAAAGGTTTTGACACTCTCAACGGCGGTTTGGGAAACGATATTCTAGTCGGCGGCGGGGGCAACGATGTCTTTGTTTTAGGTGCCGGGTTGGGAGTTGATACGATCGCTGATTTCGCCAACTCTCAAGATACCGTGCAATTAATCAATGGTTTGACCTTCCGACAGCTATCGATTTCGCCGGGAACTGACGGCACATTAATTACAGTAGCTGGCAGCGGTGAAGTTTTAGCTTCTTTGATAGGTGTTGCTCCCAATCTCATGGGTTCTGAAGATTTCATCTCGGTCTAG
- a CDS encoding J domain-containing protein yields the protein MTLDRISAYCAAWLRIVEDVKWDSLRDSFASRKFTNTCRSKPMADINRCYEILEIEPGASLEEIKRAYRDLAFVWHPDRFANNDRLQQKAHQRLTEINEAYQQLVLFLSQPESSRSIEKQFQQPPPPAPEKPLRRRSGKSAAWPGSQRRQTRPKAASKKFLTQKNSSSKKRFTTHNRQAWRGRKQPGRSVAREARPSQHYRKLTSKRKTEFSTQYSKPRSAPREVRPSQHYSSFPWWPLAIAVASYALTGWILTKSAAPLWMWALICGADWLWAAILLAEGSATPRVWLAALVLAGAVGGSIAGFQAGGMETGAAWGAVGAGLGAIASSEAESRAVAAVLAVGGVVTVVGLMAGTDSGNWVKALVAAVCWAIVGLTCGLAAEVGVNSGGPVGLGGAIGLGIGAWAGAFAGAGSGAIVQAVAIAGSKTVYGAWAAIGIIAGVVARMVAAERLSHNGSGLYTFILLVATSGFGLWLGRLVGSYLLN from the coding sequence TTGACACTCGATCGGATCTCGGCTTACTGTGCAGCTTGGCTGAGAATAGTAGAAGATGTTAAGTGGGATTCCCTACGGGATAGCTTCGCTTCACGCAAATTTACAAACACCTGCCGATCGAAGCCTATGGCTGACATTAATCGATGCTACGAAATCCTCGAAATTGAGCCGGGAGCTTCCTTAGAAGAAATTAAGCGCGCTTACAGGGATTTAGCGTTTGTGTGGCATCCCGATCGGTTTGCCAACAATGACCGCCTGCAACAAAAAGCTCACCAAAGATTAACAGAAATTAATGAAGCTTACCAGCAGTTGGTGTTGTTTCTGAGTCAGCCTGAATCATCGAGGTCGATCGAAAAACAGTTTCAGCAGCCACCGCCCCCTGCGCCGGAAAAGCCGCTGAGAAGGCGTTCTGGAAAATCAGCCGCCTGGCCTGGTTCCCAGCGCCGTCAAACCCGCCCAAAAGCCGCCTCCAAAAAATTTCTCACTCAAAAAAACTCTTCAAGCAAGAAACGATTTACCACTCACAATCGTCAAGCGTGGCGGGGCAGAAAGCAACCAGGGCGAAGCGTTGCGAGGGAAGCACGACCATCTCAACACTATCGAAAGCTTACCTCGAAAAGGAAAACAGAATTTTCAACTCAATACTCAAAACCGCGAAGCGCGCCGAGGGAAGTGCGGCCATCTCAACACTATTCAAGCTTCCCTTGGTGGCCGCTGGCAATCGCCGTGGCGAGTTACGCTTTGACCGGTTGGATTTTGACGAAATCAGCCGCCCCGCTGTGGATGTGGGCTTTAATCTGCGGTGCAGATTGGCTGTGGGCCGCGATTTTGCTGGCGGAGGGTTCGGCAACGCCTAGAGTGTGGCTGGCAGCGTTAGTTTTAGCTGGGGCGGTAGGGGGGTCGATCGCCGGTTTTCAGGCGGGAGGAATGGAAACAGGGGCTGCTTGGGGCGCCGTTGGGGCTGGTTTGGGGGCGATCGCCAGTTCCGAGGCCGAGTCGCGGGCTGTGGCTGCTGTTTTGGCTGTAGGAGGAGTGGTGACAGTGGTGGGATTGATGGCGGGAACAGATTCTGGGAATTGGGTTAAGGCGTTGGTGGCGGCCGTGTGTTGGGCGATTGTCGGCTTGACGTGCGGGCTGGCGGCGGAAGTAGGCGTGAATTCTGGCGGCCCCGTCGGGCTCGGAGGTGCGATCGGGCTGGGGATTGGGGCGTGGGCGGGGGCTTTTGCTGGGGCTGGTTCGGGGGCGATCGTCCAAGCTGTCGCTATCGCCGGGTCTAAGACTGTTTATGGGGCTTGGGCTGCGATCGGCATTATTGCTGGAGTTGTGGCGCGGATGGTAGCTGCAGAAAGGTTGAGCCACAACGGCAGCGGGCTTTATACGTTTATCCTGTTGGTGGCTACTTCCGGTTTTGGGCTGTGGCTGGGACGGTTGGTTGGATCGTATCTTTTAAATTAG